The window CTTAATCAGCTGGAGAGGGTGAAAGCATGGACCCCGAGAGAGTGACTGTTTGGAGTCAGTTGTGTCTGAACAAAACCAGAAAATTAGGAGGAACATGCAGACTTTATGAAGAACATGGTAACCTGCAGACTTTATGAAGAAACAAGAGCCTAAAACTCTCACAACgtttgtgttttgttgttttaactGCGACAAAACCCGACTGACTACTGTTATGTGTGGCCCAATCGAACGCTTGCGTAAGCTCTCTATTCTGCGCAGGTAAGCGTAAAGGCAGCAGCCCTGAAAAAGGTTTTTCTTTTAAGACAAACCTCATCTGATGTCCTTAAATCATCTGATCAAAATTCAGATTTAACTCAATGCCAAACCACAATGTTTTGAAAGACTTAACGTCATAATGGAAACAAATAAAGAAGCAAAAACACCAATTCAGACTGAAGCTTAATAAAAAGTCATGTCACTTCAAAGGAATAACTCAGACAAATACAACCACTCTTATCACCAAACCCATTAACAGGTTCAGCTTTCTGGATTTTTTGGGATATTCACTTTTTGACATGTGGCTGATTCATTTAAGTactttttaataaaagaaaagtgcaGGTGGTCGTGACCTTCTGGTTTTAGCTTGTAATTTTGAGGATTTTGTTAAATCTCCTGCATGCTGCGGCATCACGCATTCCTCCAAGGAAATCAAGTAACTAAAAAACTGAtgttttttacattaaatatacATTTTACATTATAAAGACATGTATTTaaccattttttatgtttttagacAGAACCCTTGGATTTTTGTGAGTAGTGTTACAAAACTTTTACCTGTTTCAGACCGCATACTACTAGTGTCACCTTTTCCATCTTCACTGATTTTATTATCCAGTTTGTATTATTAGGCTTCTGTGTgtgatttttgctgtttttaacttggtttctttgttgttaatttattgctgtaaagtgtccttgtgtcCCTTGAAAGACGTTTTTAAAtagaatgcattattattattattattatctgtgTCCCTCATTTTCTGATCTTACAGTATGaaaaaggaaatggtgattgacttccagagaaacactcctcactcaccagtaaacatccagggagcagacactgaGGTGGTGCATATATCAACAATAGTCTCAAATGTCCTTCACTCCTGCAACATTGTGATGTTAGCTCTGTTTGTGTTGCTGAGCAGTCGGTTTGGCAGGCTGCAACAGGTAAAAGCAAGCTTCTGAAATTTTTTTAtacctaaaataaaaatatacaatGAAAAATATGCAGTGGTTCATTGACTTATGATGAGAAAAACTTCTATATGGAGGTTTGGGATAACTGCTCAGGTCAGCATCTATAAACCAGTTAACTGGATGTCAAATGATGGTCTtcatttcctttctgcttcaaaGTGACCATCGCATAGTTTGGCAAGCCAGTCCTGTAAATGTAAATGTATAGTCTGACCTCCAGACATGCACATAGCTCGGTCGTAGGGGTAAAATTTACAGGTTTCTTTCAAACTGTTTCTGCAAACAaatggacagcgctaggaccaataaAAGCAACACACGTGACAAATTTATAGTAATAAAAATTCAGTCAGTGGGGCATTCTGCCATACACAGTCGAAGAAGTAGAATAAGAAAAAGTACCTTTATCTGTTCACTtctcaaagaaaaacccaagtcAGGAAAATGAGTGCTGTTCCTGAACCGTCGCTAAAGTTGCCTTTTTGCTCCATCGCAGCTCTGGTGTCAtcgtaaaaaaaaaagctctgccaTAGCGGTGGCAAGCCTGCCCAGCTTCATTCTACAAaactagagtgctgtgattgcccCCGCCCTAAACTTAGCCGAGCCAATGATGAGACTTCAATGGAGCGTTGTTCGACCAACCTGCAGAAAATTTTTTCTGCTACTGCTAAGATTTCTAGGCTAAGTCATGGGTTAGGTCCAAAACACAGAAAGTGTTTGCCTAGCCTAGCCTGCATCGTGCTTCAATAATGATAGCTTCAGACATGCGCTGCGTTTCAACAAGTAGGGCAGGCAACTGTTTGGGGTCCGCAGGCCACAAGAGAACCCCtagggcagggctattcaattccgggcctcgagggccggtatccagcacgttttagtggtttctctggtccaacacacttgattcagtggtcgaATCAAGagtacagcagctcatcaggctctgcagaaacctgttaatcacctagaAATTGAAATCAAGTATgtggaagcagagttaaaaccaaaacgtgctggataccggcccttgagccccagaattgaatagccctgccctaGAGGGTTGATACACTTTTAACCGAAGTCATCTGACAGAGCTGCTGGCCATCTCACACTCTCTTCCCAACCGATTGCTCAACCAGAGACTAGCTACACACTTCTTCATCTGACCTCACTCGTTCATTCATTCTATGGAAATATGTATCACATTTAATCTCAATATGATAAAAATAGGCAAACATGAATATTATCAACTACATTTAACAAAAGTAACATTGAAAAAGGAGCAAAAAAATGACTCAACATGAAAAGAAAATGTTTCACTAATTTGTGCTTTTATTAGACAACTAAAGTCCAATTCATTGATTTATTTAATCTGGAACAACAGATACGTTCTTGATCAAAGGGTTCCACCAAATGGCCAGTAAGCAGCATTACATGAAGCATCTGGACTGAAAGTTCAGCTGATGAATTAAAAAAGCTCATCTTTAAAAAAGATTAATTATTCATACATTAGAAAAGATCCTAATGGATTTAAATGAGTTGCATGGCAAAAAGTTTCACGGCTTCCTCTATGAGAATTAGTTGGCATTACCACCTGTTCAGCGGGGTTTCTTTGTACAAAACATATAAATGATGACGGTTCTTAATCTTTATTGGCCCAGAATGTTTTTAATCTTTTTGTCTCAGACACAGCCCAAAGACACAGACCAAAGCCACGAAAAGCAGACATGACTAAAATGCTAAGATGCCATTAGAGACTGAATCAGACTAGATGTGTTTCATAAGGAGTCGCTAACGGCTTGTTTCACTTCATAACTGTTCACCAGATTTCTGCCAGCTGCACCTGAGGCTGTAAAGCTCCCCCGAGAGGTTATGTGAGCGCACCGTATCAAACAAATCCTCCAGACGGTTATTAAAGGTGGACGGAGGCTGAGGCTATTTAGCTTTTATCTGTCTTACAAAGAAGACGATAAAGGCCTTTTCAAATCAGTACCAGCTCCATAATTATAGGAAAAATCGTATAATTCTGAAAAATATAAGCATGCTTTTTCACAAGTCCGGGATGAAATCTGAATGAATGGAACTGAAACCTTTGAACCTCAGAGGAAATGTAAATATAGACAAGCAGAATTAGAGGCCTAAAGTGCAGCAGAGGAGAGGGAAATAGTTGTTAGTCTGCTCTGTTATTACAACAGATTAGGGATCAGAGGAGACAGAGGCTTAAAGCTTTGTTGGAAAAATCTTTTTTCAGATAGATTTTTTTTCTAGGGCAGCAAAAACTGGAGATTAGACTTGGAGGTCAGACTGTGAGGAGCACCCAGGAGCGAGATGAACAGCAAACATATGAAAAGCCATGCTGGTGATCTTATCACACATCTATCAACGCTTCTCCCTTTCTCTTTTCAATACCATCTTTTTCTGATGTCATCACTGTTGTGCTCCACTTCGAGCTCTTTCTGCTGTTCTTCACGTTCTCTCACTGTAATCTGGCTGAAAGTTCCATTTTCACAGCAGCACGTTAAAGGAGCAGTCCAGTTTCTCCCCTTTAGGGAATTATGCATCAtttagaaatccgtaaaagcgatGGTCTTACTGTGACATAATGTGGGCACAACCAAACCAAAACGTACAAAATGGATGTAAACAGTCAATTTATACTTTTTCCAACTTCTTCGTTAAAAGTATAATTACAAGTTATTTCTGAAAACTTTTTCATTATAACTTGCTGCTGAATACACACCATCAGCTAAATCAAACACATTTCTGCAagatttttttctcaaaattcagtttttattaaatattttattGCAGTCTATGTTTCAGTGGTTTGTTAACTTCTCCAGACTTTTTGGGAGGCACAGAAAGACAGAAATACGACAGTAACCCAAAAGATTTGAAGACGGAAACTACTTGAGTCACTAATAAAACCTGTTAGTGGACCAGACAGCTGATGAATCACCATGGGAGAAAACCTACAGATAAATGAAAAAGCATGCAAACGTCATACAAAAAGGTTCCGCACCCTGGGTCAACCAACTTCAACACAGTACAGCCCTTTAAATAGTGTTCTTAAAAGGTTGTatttgtcatgttgtggtgaagtgatctaacccacgacatacagaatcagatcggagacggtttaaaaggtttaaataaggatttattgaagggaaaccaagggagcagcgtaaacgaagctgagttcttgcacagggaggctggtgcgggaaaactgtggacagatcggagttagaaccAGTTTGCGGAAGGAACGGGAAGTCAGACTTGTGCGGAGGACTTGCggtctggagaggagggaactggtttgagggaggagtggtccggtctaagTTGAGTGGcttgcagggactgagatccagaagtgagacgtggagggagctgagtttatggaggtccaggaagtttaggtgggcagctggaggtggttctggccaggggagaggctgagagatgtGCGGGGTTGGAGATCCAGGTGGTGTggactccagagttctgccagtccaagatgagagtgtgtaggtttgtctgggaacaagagcaggaggtcaaagggcaaaaatccaaaactcattaaattcttaaaaatccaaaaacacaatcTAATTCTCAAAAGGCTTAAAGAGCTTGAACAAGATAAACTagcggctgttagaaggtacccaggtagagtaatcatccagcgaagtgtaggagtctcccagctgcttcaatacccctggccagctgatgagcagatctgctgcagcttggtcacctccagacacgcccacctgcagagggaaactcaaaagacagggagtgacagcagggaaatacctcagaccgtgacagtattCACTTCTCTAGtatgaacgaatgccttgtgagtcgttttctgtggaaaaaagctctggcaatCCTGTTTCAGGGAGTGAAAGTTGGTTgatatattcatgatatgcaaacatctcgtctctgattggctaatagcattgcgactcttctgctgccttcattCGCTCTTCTGTCTTGGGTAAAAAAAATGCCATGTTTGTgattatctccaaaaataacattAGCCTGAAAGTATTCCGCCATGTAATTTCTCTCAGCATCTGGTAGGACatggcctatagagctccgggagttgacgtcacgtttcccggcatgcaacagttcaaatcgaaacggcgccattaggcaggcagaagccggcagccggactatttgttattgtcagaaaactcaatcagacaggaaatatggtagattcctgttgtgccccaggatgcagaacagacgtggacgacataaggaatgagccttctacaggattccccaagatccggagcgccgcaaacgttggatcattgtaataaaacgcgctagtgaccgggcgaaaatgaagctgtgggatcccgagagtaaaggttttcacttatgcagcgaccgcttcatatcaggtacttaaaccaacgtttcctcaactgtatatggtatttattttaaatacttttattacgattcttagtgggcttcctaaacttattttggcgtggctttttctgtcttattactcgtagcaacaagtaaacatcatgtaaatcgttgcctcgtgagttctgcgtgctgccgtttacgtgttttatgatcacagcaattaaccggctaagctgtatttaatttttaagcaatggttgatcaattgtcagatcacacaaaaaaagcactttggattgctatgatctgtctcaccgagacagatcctgagacgctcctgcctgacatatttattttattcacgaaaaaaaatcaaactagtgatttctcttggcgttcagtttatacattcaaacagcacagcactctatttaaactacttacgtgtaaatctgttatttgtccatccattttcatccgcttatcccgagtcgggttgcgggggcatgtagcgtcgagaggccctgacttccctctccccagccgccggagccagctcctccgggtaaatcccaaggggttccctggccaggtccagtaagaagtccgctccgacagcttctggcgtcggagcgtcgagagtcccagacctctccccagctcctccggccgggggaatcccaaggcgttccccggccgggtccgctccgacagcttctggcatttttaaaaagtatcccaggggcacggtaagggtcggagatgtttagtctatttaattactgactatataaaacgatttcttcggttttaaagtgtgaagtaaactccgacgaagtaaaatccaagcggatcccgttcatgtttacatccgtgtttgtttacctttttttcctgccaaaatggcgtctaccaactgagtcacgtggggtccggagctctatagggatgATAGTagatgggaggggtgagagtttggggactgtgtttgtgtttaaaagctagcttgttttgcacatttgccactagggatgtcccggtacaactttttcacttctgatacAATACCAAGATTGCAGACTTCAGTATTgactgataccgatatcaatctgatacgatatcagcacaaaccATACATACTTTTATCTATTTAAattcatagtgtggaatgtataaaagacttgatcaagtgattttactcgatcggagaacaagagccaataacagtaattATGAAGAAAATGACAATTTtttcttaaccattggttgcaaaaatgtgaaccttaaagagcaagtcaccccctgccagagtccAACtcgactcccacttcctgtttgaaaaatgcaacaaatgctgttgcctggcagaccgagagggcggagctgctaacaaatacacacacacacttcatcaatcgggagaggcctcctctcccgcggttggggctgtcgcaggcctcggtcgactcacgccggcccgggccttcgtccccctaagtgcagactgctggatgcccgtcgcgacggacccacctcgggcccggcgctgccgccgtcctccggttctcccgacacagccgtcgtccctcctccgtttccccacctccgacgctcctccgcgggcgccggtggaccgggggcgtggagggggcggccgtctccgccgagccccgcacggttgcgggcgcggctgccggtgcggacactctctcgagaggtctcatccgagctgcccgcgtccgtgccgcgcgcccaggggctcacacggcggaggcggacgcctccagcgggggacggcggtagggaggctcggcccggacgacgtgccggcgtcggacccgagctcggacgtccgccgcggcggggtacccgccctgaactgagccggcgagcctccgccaccccccctctcttctcggagtgtgggggggggggcgcggagccgcacccttgccatcccatcggccccaccccgacgcccaccaccggtgggaagacgggggggggggggggacgttgggggggcagcagcatccgactacgacctcagatcagacgagacaacccgctgaatttaagcatattactaagcggaggaaaagaaactaacaaggattccctcagtagcagcgagcgaagagggaagagcccagcgccgaatccccgtccgactggcgggcgtgggaaatgtggcgtaaagaagaccgcctgcccggtgtcgctcgggggcctgagtcctcctgatcgaggctcatcccatggacggtgtgaggccggtaacggcccccgtcgcgccggggctcggtcttctcgtagtcggcattgtgacatcataatgtaccagtttacatcatagcatacctcttagccaatagcggtggcagatttaaattagaatacagtgcagagtttttacctgacaacggcacaacactgccagttttaggcagaatatttaaattttaactaagatgcactgaaatgccaaattattgactacgcgtgtctgcagcatgattagacactcgtttatttagtttatcagcaaaaaaaagttgatttgggggtgacttgctctttaaacaactgCTTTTATCTGATATTTTTGATGCCGTCCAATATAATCCGATACACTATATTTGGGCTGATATCGAATTACTTCTGATATAGATAtcagaacgggacatccctatttGCTGCTGCAGCTTTAATACCTGAAACATTTCCCTTTCATAGAGAGCTGTTGTGCATATTTAAGGGAGTAATTATATAAAGGTTTAACAAACTGCTGTTTTAGGAGTGGGTTCTCACGTGTGTGGTTAAATGTGCCTTTCTGCTAAACCTTTGTTCACAAACGTCACAAACAAATTGTTTATCTCCCGTGTGGACTTTTATGTGTCTACTTAAAGTTGCCTTTTGGCTGAAACTTAGTCCACAGAAGTCACAAGCAAATGGCTTCTGTCCCGTGTGAATCATCATGTGTTTGTCTAAAGTTATCTTTTGACTAAAGCGTTGTCCACAAACATCACAACCAAAGGGTTTCTGTCCAGTGTGGGTCCTCATGTGTGTTTAAGTTTCCTTTACGATTGAAACTTTGTCTGCACATGTGACAGtcaaaaggtttctctcctgtgtgaattgTCTTGTGTGCGTTTAGATTTGTTTTTCTGGTAAAAATTTTACCACAATCATCACAATGAAATGATTTCCGTCTTTTCCTGACCTTCTTGATAGACTCTACTTTAACTTCTACTGTAAAACTCTTATTATTATTGACACTTGGAGACCTTGAATGACTTGTCACGTGTCTCTGAAGAGACCGGTTGCTAACAAACAGCTTCCCACACTCAGAGCAGCGACAGTTAGTGGTGTTTACAGCTGGCCCAGTGGTCCTGCCCTCTTTTAAATCACCGTCACTGTCTTCAGTTTGTGACTCAGAGTCTGCCAAAGGTTTCAGCTGAGAGTCATGATTGTTCACCTCATCTTCATCATTCTCACTCGAATTAGACTCTTCTCCATGAGTGTTTAGGTCCAGATTCCTGGTACTTCCtactcttctacaatctgctctaccagattctactttcatctggtcagctgagcagcTGGTCAGAAGATCTCTGTCCTCCACTTTGTGCCGATAAATGTGGGAGAGGGGAGGTTTCTCTCCATCCTCCTCCTGCTTTAAAAGAACTGAAGCGAATGAAAACCTGGTGGCATCGGTCTCCTCCTCGTCGATGTGTTCATTTTTCTCACTGGTCCAGATTTCCTCCTCTTCCTTCTTAATGATGACAAGCTCATGGTCCTGCTGGTCCTCATCAGATCTCCATTCTTCATGATCTTCTTCTTTAATCACCAACATCTGCTGAACATCTACAGGGAACACTGAACCAAATGGACATGACGAGTAATTGTAATATTACACACACATGATTACAAAAATCCTCTTGATTGGCTCCCAGAAGAAAACAAATAGAACACTTTCTGCTCAACACTTAAGAGTTGAAACAGTTTAAGTATAGTAGTCTTTAGCTAGCAAATCAAATATAATCgtgatgtttgtttttgttttgcttttcttgTTGACTGCAGCCTTTTTACTctttattctgttttttttttactcccctTTGCTTCCTGTTATCTGCACTGTTTTGTTCTGTTTTGCCTCCTGCTGTGACATCAATATTTTTCCCAGATGGACAATAAAGTGATTTTCTATGCTAAAAATGTATTGAACTCTCCCCTTTTTATCAAAAACTTTAATTGGAAGCTAATTTTAGCACCATTTAGCCACCTGGAAGAAACTATTAGATTAACTCAAGAGATAAGAAATGCCAAAAACACGAGCTAATGAGTGTTATGTTTTGTATGACATTTTTACCGGGAAAGAAGCGTTTTCCTTTGGTATCTGCTCGTGCAGGTCTCCCCTCACCAGGATTTCATCCACATCTGTTCGACTTTCTGCTGTTTCTCTGTTCGCTTTTAACAGTCTGACCTGCTACAGCTGAGCTAAACTCAATCATCATTAAGGACGAACAACAAAAATCCTACAAATCCACTCACTTTTTACGAGTCTTCTTTTTCCTCCCTTTTCTTCCTCTCGGGGCGTtttgttggcgtctggaaaaCACCGCTGTGGTGCTTTACCGCCACCTACTGGTGAAATCTGTCAGGACAATGgtctcaaaaataaaaaaataaaaaaagccaaCCACAAACTATATCGGCTTTTTATGTGACtagttttaaacttgaacatgtcatctgatatttttattaaaatatctgagattaaaacagatttttttattttatgtgaCTTGTGAAAATCAGCAATCATTTCCCTTTTCTAAAACACTCATCTACTACAAGTCTCTGCTCACATttacagatttttttaaacattctttAAAAAATCACAGATGTTAGGACTTTTGATGCAATGTAGATACATTCTAACTACGCATCAGCGGAGGTGCATCGGGCAGCAATGCCCAATGGGTAACCAAATTTGTGTTCACAAACATCACAGTCAAATGGCGTCTGTCCTGTATGAACTTGTGTGAGGCTAAATAAACCTTTGATAGAATTTTTGCCCATGCACTtaagaaaaaaataatcaaacGTTTCAGTCTGCCCTCAGAATGTGATCTTGAAGATCTTCAATCCCAAATCACTAAATGAAAATCTCACATTTAAGTTTTTTAAGTGCTACATTTAAGTTTTTGATTAAGCAAAAAATAACTCTTTACGTTGCAAAAGTATTAAATATTTTAAGACTCTAGGAGGACAGAGATCTTCTGACCAgctgctcagctgaccagatgaaaTCTGGTAGAGCGGACTGTAGAAGAGTAGGAAGTACCAGGAATCTGGACCTAAACACTCATGGAGAAGAGTCTAAAAATATTCCACCGTGCCGTGGCGTCCGTTAAAAAGAATGGGTATCTGGAGCCTGTATTTTAAATAGAGCCAAGTACAGAACAAAAAACATCCACAGAGATTACACTGACCCCCATCCTGCCCTTGTTGTTTATTCTGCGTCATTACGTCACGACGTAAACAAGACTGTTTAACGCTGATTAAAAAGGGGAAACACTGACATTTGAGCTGGTCAATGAGGATAACTAATCAAAGGTGTAATGGCGATATTTGTTTCCCCAACTACCCCTGGCAGAGAAAAAGGCGCGTGCTCTTGACAAACTAGAGCCACACGGGAACTACGGCCACCGCGAAAGCTCAAACAGTCGGAAAACTCGGCACCCACCCACCCATTCGCGACTTTCTCTGGGGGGTGCGGGGCAGTCTGGGAACCGCATACCAACTGGCAACTCAAACCGACGGAACACCGGGACCCCCTCTGAGGTTCCAGGGTTCTTCAGCATGAAATAAACCCTAGACGTTACCGTGCCGTGGCGTCCGTTAAAAAGAATGGGTATCTGGAGCCTGTAGCAGCTAACCGAGTCGGGTCCGCGGATAAAGAAGAGGAGGCACGGTACTGTATATCAtgcttttataaatgtaattgggAACGAATAATATTTATGTAACCCAGCTTTGACTAGCTTTAGCTGCCTTGTTTGTTGTTATTTCTCTGCTGACAGCTTGTTTTTGTCTGGAAGCTAGCCTAGCAAAACATCAGAGCCTTAATGTGAGTGGGACTTTATTAAGTCAAAGGTTGAAATATCAAAGTGAAccacttaattaaaaaaaatttctttATGTTTTACAACTTCTAAACACTTGTGAATTAAAAGGTGGAGTTTACCTTCAAAAGATGTACCGATTCTGGTTTTAGGGGCCAATACCAATTATCTAGaccaagctagagcgactgccaaatcctcagtgcttatcctactcgacttatcggctgcatttgacactg is drawn from Nothobranchius furzeri strain GRZ-AD chromosome 4, NfurGRZ-RIMD1, whole genome shotgun sequence and contains these coding sequences:
- the LOC107396431 gene encoding zinc finger and SCAN domain-containing protein 2; translation: MVEDCPSQDTLNDRPVRYDSNQACAFSVIPMQQSVDKRKPWLTVSNAADKSIPCLLFFIRGPDSVSCYRLQIPILFNGRHGTVTSRVYFMLKNPGTSEGVPVFRRFELPVGMRFPDCPAPPRESREWISPVGGGKAPQRCFPDANKTPREEEKGGKRRLVKMFPVDVQQMLVIKEEDHEEWRSDEDQQDHELVIIKKEEEEIWTSEKNEHIDEEETDATRFSFASVLLKQEEDGEKPPLSHIYRHKVEDRDLLTSCSADQMKVESGRADCRRVGSTRNLDLNTHGEESNSSENDEDEVNNHDSQLKPLADSESQTEDSDGDLKEGRTTGPAVNTTNCRCSECGKLFVSNRSLQRHVTSHSRSPSVNNNKSFTVEVKVESIKKVRKRRKSFHCDDCGKIFTRKTNLNAHKTIHTGEKPFDCHMCRQSFNRKGNLNTHEDPHWTETLWL